Proteins from one Colias croceus chromosome 22, ilColCroc2.1 genomic window:
- the LOC123701693 gene encoding ubiquitin-conjugating enzyme E2 C, whose translation MAQNINPHYASSSNHPKQNEDTIKLKDNHAVSKRLQKELMELMRCADKGISAFPESENLFKWIGTINGPLDTVYAGHKYKLSLEFPNSYPYAPPLVKFITPCFHPNVDTCGLICLDILKDKWTALYDVRTVLLSIQSLLAEPNTQSPLNQQASCLWPNQPAFKKYLDEFYSKHKDLQFVEI comes from the exons atggCGCAGAATATTAATCCACACTATGCATCATCATCAAATCACCCCAAACAAAATGAGGAcacgataaaattaaaagacaaTCACGCCGTAAGCAAACG ATTGCAAAAAGAGCTCATGGAACTGATGAGGTGCGCAGACAAAGGCATATCAGCGTTTCCAGAAAGTGAAAACTTGTTCAAATGGATAGGAACGATTAACGGCCCCTTAGACACGGTATACGCGGGTCACAAGTACAAACTGTCTCTCGAATTCCCCAATTCATATCCGTACGCTCCGCCTTTAGTGAAATTTATCACACCGTGTTTTCACCCAAACGTGGACACCTGTGGCTTAATTTGTTTAGACATTCTGAAGGACAAATGGACAGCATTGTATGACGTACGCACAGTGTTACTGTCCATTCAGAGCTTGCTGGCCGAACCCAACACGCAGAGCCCCCTCAACCAGCAAGCGTCGTGCCTTTGGCCCAATCAACCAGCGTTTAAAAAGTATCTAGATGAATTTTACAGTAAACATAAGGACTTACAGTTtgttgaaatttaa